In Populus nigra chromosome 1, ddPopNigr1.1, whole genome shotgun sequence, one genomic interval encodes:
- the LOC133669748 gene encoding uncharacterized protein LOC133669748 — protein sequence MDWFSWLSKTGLEPSLVYEYGLAFAHNELEEEDIPYFNHEFLQSMGISIAKHRLEILKLARKEKGKSPRAMARVLVAIKRTKRCLAKYIRTWVRSEESALVLLQRPGYGTRWRGTMLKRNKKLMMSKQGRLLLTNGSFSNTPMISAGPTLESFSSPVIYDLNKEKLDQGDDQGYWTTGVEEIRWDTMFQNLKPT from the coding sequence ATGGATTGGTTCTCATGGCTATCAAAAACTGGCCTTGAGCCTTCTCTTGTGTATGAATACGGCCTTGCTTTTGCTCACAATGAgcttgaagaagaagatatacCTTACTTTAATCATGAGTTTCTTCAAAGCATGGGGATATCAATAGCCAAACATAGGCTTGAGATCCTCAAGCTTGCAAGAAAGGAGAAAGGAAAGAGCCCTCGTGCCATGGCAAGGGTTCTTGTTGCAATCAAGAGGACAAAGAGGTGTCTAGCTAAGTACATAAGGACATGGGTTCGCAGCGAGGAGTCAGCTCTTGTTCTTCTTCAAAGGCCTGGTTATGGTACCAGATGGAGAGGAACTATGTTGAAGAGGAAcaagaagttgatgatgtctAAACAAGGTAGGTTGTTGCTTACAAATGGTAGCTTTTCAAACACCCCTATGATTTCTGCTGGCCCAACCCTTGAAAGTTTTTCAAGCCCTGTGATTTATGATCTCAACAAAGAGAAGTTAGATCAGGGTGATGATCAGGGGTACTGGACAACTGGTGTTGAAGAGATCAGGTGGGATACCATGTTCCAGAATCTGAAACCAACATGA